The DNA sequence GGATGATACTTCAACAAAGTGTTAGCTTCTGCAGCAGCTTGGCATGCAAGCTCTCGAGTTGGGCATATTACAAGCACAATGATTGGTGGACGCTTTTGATCTCGACCAATAGGCAGTGAGTTTACAACAACTTCAATAGATGGAAGCTGAAATAATCAACAATGAGTAGTGCTTAGACTCCATCCAATCAATAGATCTAGATGcaataaaacaaagaaagccCTTGTTCAgagaatttcttctttttagaGATTCTAAGTCATTTTCTGCAGCCTATCAAAGTGCAAAACTTGTGTCTAGAATGTCTACTTTTACTTGGTCAGACTTTTGTTCTCAAATCAAAATAGAAACATATTCCACAGAGTTGAGATAACAAGAATATTAAAGGTTTcatctcaaatatattttttccaattttcaagAAAGGTATCACTTTATTCTTTATTGGGAAAAATATTGTCCTTAAGAAAGAAGAGTTTTATCAATATCATCGAGATCAAAACATTAgaaaagatttaataaaaaaatatttgattactaataaaaaaaaaaaaattaccggtacttatcaaaaaaatatcagGAGAAgaaagttcttttcttttagaCAGGAGTTTGTATTAATatagatttaatattttgtctttttccCTAGGGTATAGAACAAGATGGGAGCTCTGTCTGGGTTAAAAGGTAAACATGCACAAAACATGCGCAAATAAGGATCTCACCAGAAATGCTACAGTTTTTCCCGTGCCTGTTCTAGCCTTGGCCATAACATCCTTTCCTGAAAAACACATCTGTTTAGAATTCACACCATCAAATGGAAATACAAGACACTTGGATCAAAAGAACCAAAACTGAGCTCACAACAGAGAGAATGGTAGCCATAATGCAGAACTGTAAAAAACAAACCTTTCAGTATGACTGGGAGAGTTGCTTCTTGTACCACAGTCATTTTCTCATATCCAGCATCATTGATTCCCTTTAAGGACAAAGGAGATACTGTACACTGATCGAATCTGCATGCATTCacaaaagtaaaataagaaaaagatgtAAGAAATAGAAAGGGAGCAAACTGAGCCTTGGGGAATGGAGCTAAAGATTATTGGCCAGCAGTAGGAATAATCTTATGTCACAGACttataaatacaagatttttgGCCAGTAGCTTTTCAAAATCGTCCCACCCAAATACATTCTTTCTTCTAAAATCCACAGTTGACTCCTTGATTGCACAACCACCTCGGGCTCAAAAATacttggtaaaaaaaaaaaaaagtggtccTTGTTGTTGTGATCTACAGCAACAGGGGAATGTGGTACACGAACAGGTTCGCTATAAAAGTTAAGTTGAAGAGGCTCACTATAAAAACTAAGTCTCTTTCTTCAATTCAGTTTGCAGAGCAACCTATTCCAACCATAAAACAGCATGAACATAACATTATTAATCGACTTCTAATTCCAACCTATTCCTACCACGGATAGTTGTATAGCCTTGAATACACAACTTGGACTACCTTCCCTTGGTACAACAGAGACAGACATTTCCAAAATATTGATTCGAGGATACAACCATAAAATAAACAGTACCGACTAAATGGCCAAGTACAAATAAGTTCAATTAAACAGAAATCATAATAGTAATGCCTTTTTGGACATACCTAGTTTCACTTAAATAAGAGTCGGACTTTCCAGGTGAAACCCTTGGTGTAACCTTGTCGCTAACTTCCTTATCTAAGCCAAACAAAGCATTCGCGCTCTTCTTCAATAATGGATGATCATCATTATCTTCACCATCACTGTCTTCCTCGCTAAGCAAATCCCCTATACCAGCCATTAACTTCTCTCCATCCTCATCTTCAACAACATCATTATCACCCTCATCATCCATCCACTGCGGTTGCTTCCTTGAATCCTTCCTGCCTTCTCTTAAGCCGTCATTACCTCCTCTACTTCTTGCATCCCCCGAATCCGTATCTCTCCCGCCTCTCTTTCCCCTCAATGAATTCCCATTCCCTCCTCGAGGTCCGTCGTTCCTTCTCCGTGAAAGACCTTCCTCATTGTTAAACCGCCCAATCGTTGGTGAACTTCTCGAAAACGAATCATTTCTTGAAAAAGAATCATTTCTCGAAAAAGAATCATTTCTTGAAGATGTACCATTTCTGGAAGATGAACCATTTCTCGAAAAAGAATCATTTCTGGAAGATGAACCATTTCTGGAAAATGAATCATTTCTGGAAAATGAATCATTTCGGGTCCGAGTTCTGTTCCGAGTTGGCACACCAATCCCGCCCGAGTCGCTCTCCCTCCTTCGTTTCATTGGAAACGGCTCCCCACCCTTTTCTCTATCTCTAACCCTAATTCTACTCCGAGTCTTATCTGCGTCCGAGGCTTCGTCCTCGCTAGTGAGTTTCCCACGGAACTTGTCGGTCCTCAACTCGCTGACCCAGTCACTGAGTTCCGCCTCGTCCTCAATCAAGCTCTTGGGAGTTCGAGCCTCCCCTCTCTCACGACCCGCCCTGAACTCGGATCCGGACGCTACCCTGGCTCGGAACTGCCGTGTCGAGAATCTCCGTAATACACCAAGTTGTTCATTGTGTGTACTACGAGACCCCAACGCCGAGTACCTCAGCCTCAACGGGAAGATCCGAGAGAAAACGGGCACGGCCTGAAACGACTGAGGAGAAGTCCCGAGTTTCATGAGAGGGAAACGGGTGAGCGGAAGAGACGGGTTGAGGAGACGAAACTGCGGGAGGAGCTTAATGGGCATAGTAGAACCTGGGGCTGGATTATCCACTCGGACAATGGAAGGAGAAGTAaaagggttagggttttaaaaGGGTTTTTGAAGTATAAAAGGGGGGTAGAGAAACGACCACAAAGATCCGTCGTTTATTAGGAGCGTCGTTGGTGCTGTCGTTTTCCGTACGAAGCACTAGAGCAGAAGAAGCTCAGCAGTTCTGGGAAccgagaaatgatacttgcaatcATGAGTGCGTAGGTgtcgtacagtcattttaaaaaaagtaaataaatattagacctatataaaaagaaattaattttttaatagtatatatcattttttttttaaaatgactgcacgacaCTTGCACACTCCATAACTATACGTTGCATTATTTCTGGGAACAACACACCTTCGCACGCTGTAATGTGATGTCAAAAAAAGTTACGTATTTTGAAGAGAAATCTTTACAACCAGTCGGGTTTATGTTACTCAAATAACGACTCTTCAATAATGCAGTGACACCTAAACTTTCTACCACAACAATCTTGTGGAGGCACTGTATTAGATTGGAATAAAATTTGTCATTCCGCTGCTCCCTCTGGTTTTCCCTTTCGCCCCCCTTTGGTTTGCCCTTCCCCTCTCGCACGGAACACATCCCAACGGAGTCATAatagaacccccccccccctcttgcATCGCTACATTAAGCCACCCCCCACGGAACCCCCCTTTCACATGGCTGCCTTCGCACGACTTCGTCTCCTCTCGCCCGAGTGGAATTGATGCTACTAATCAGTGGAGAAGTGCGAGTGGAATTGATGCTCACGTTGCAAATGTGCATGGAATTTCCAGTATTCTTTTCAATTTCGAGATTGGCAATTTGGCACTTGGGCAGCAATTAGGAGAAGCCAGGGGCAGCTCAAAGGCAAAGCGACTAAGGCGCTTGCCTAAGGCCCCCCACTCCTTAAGCCCCTAATGACTAATGTAGtttgttcaaaaaaattgacacaagtcatttatattctttcaaaaaataaaattgatagaaaatatatattataaaaggtTAGTATTGTaaccaatacatcttggatattcttttaacattttgctatgagttgtaaataaattaataattaatatttccaATAAACACCTTATAACATAAAAGCGTAGTTATTTCAGATATACAGTAAttaagaatagaatataaaatttagattataatctcaactttaaataatattaatcatgatctaaaaaagaaaaattttatgattttttttttcgatttgggGGAGGTGGTTTTGATTTTCAGACCTCTATTTTGGAGGCTGAATGTTATGACAATCAAGTCACATgtcttcaatttaaaaaaaaaaaatgattgatctTAAaacttacacaaaaaaaaaaaaaaaattggtatatTATACAATTAAAATGTTTGttgatttgtattatatttaattggagagttgattgaattattatattaaaaatttataaaaataatatcgtCTTAAATTATGGCCTTAGGCCACCGTGTGCATTGAGCCGCCCCTGAGAGAAGCTGGCAAAAACCGAGATACCACTTACTGTTCGACATTTACATTTGGCTATTATTAGcgagaacaagaagaaaatttgCGCGAAAATCTCAGATTTTACAATATAGCTACAAAAATCACGCATACAATCCCAacctctttttttgtttttacatgcAGTGGAGAGTATGATTCTTCTGCAGGATAGTTTCTGAGGCTTAGAAACTGCATTATATACTGATCATagtgaagaaataaataattttaatctaaagAGCAGTAGTTCCTTTGTAAATGGTGCTCAACCTAAgtctaaggttgcgtttggatgttgaagtgagttgagttgagttgagataataaaatattattagaatattattttttattattattattattttaggattcgaaaaaattgaattgtttattatattttgtattgggatttgaaaaagttgtaatgatgagttgagatgagttgagatgatttttggttccaaacgaagccgaAAGGAGCGAATTGTCATCTTCGTTCTTCTAGAACGGTATCTCTACAACTTCCTCGCATATGACCCGTCTTGAGATAATCCATTGCTCGACTTGGCATCAACAACTGGCCGTCTATTATTCTTTTGCGATTCGAGTTTATGCTCATACCCAAACCAATTGATCTTAGTACTGCTGCTCCTCTAGAGGCAGGGTGAGGTTAGGAGGATTCAgtggaagagggagaggggaagagaattttttcacatttttaacaATGTTATCAACATTCCTTTTCTTATCTAGTAGTTTCTTATtctgctttttttctttctttctttgtcgGTGAAAGTGAAGTGGTCGGGGATGATGGCTGTGGTGGACTGGTGGAGGTGGACTGCTGGCAGAAGAAGGACTGCTTGACGGTGAAATTGGAAGCCGAGCTCAGTTCCTATCGTGAAACACTCTCTGGTTTCCTATCTCTTGtttgccattttctttctcaCGTGAACGAGTGTAACTTGAGTTGGTGTAATTTCTAAGGTGACAACATATAAGTGGAAGGTTgttatttgaggaaaaatagCTCGATCACTTAAAAGCGGTtctatattttgaatattttttttcacgattACTGTTATagtcataaagagattacataaaagtaaagtcataaattgatgtgatttcatatacttttttaaatttattttacaataaaagtaactttacaatctaataaatCACATCATGacatatcagtttgtaagattatttttatataattcatttgtgattagagtattttcctttatataatatctatccGGTTGTCTAAAATTACTAACTATACAAAACCTTATATTAtgacacaataatataatttgtatttattgttatacatacatatatacatactaggAGTGGTGGTGCAACTTGCGAGACACGTTTGCTcagttggaagaaaaaaatatatactaagatATATAAATTCTCTCAGTAGAGGCAGATAATATcacaaaacaaattaagaaatataGTTATCATATCTAATATGGAAGAATGATGTGTCTATTCTATATTAAACATAAGATAAACTGCATGTAGATATAACAATGAGAAAATAAAGATGCATGATAATTAGATTGTACTCATAAAGTATTATGTTACAGAGTGAGAagttaaaacaaattagaaactGGTGCAATCATGTTATTGTTTGAGGCAAATTTATATTTGGAGCTCATGTTATTGTTTCAATGACTAAATGGATGGACAGGACAGGACGTTGAATCTCTTGTGCCATTATGTTGTTGAAATTTATCTAGTAGTTCCACACtagatctattatttttctaaacttgcGCCACAATAGTTTGCAATATGGTAAATGTTCCTCTATGAAATAGGTTTAGAATCTTAGGAAATCTTGGTAAAAATAATGCTATTAAAACACATGCATGTATTCAGatgtatttattttgctttcatTTGTGATGGTGCCGGACTTAGGAGTGGTTtcgattcagagatgagttgagattgattgagatggtttgtaaatagtagaataaaagttaaattgtttattatattttgtgtggaaatttgagaaagttgtaatgatgagatgagataggttaAGGTGGGTTGAGATAGCTTTCAAGaagttgttatatataatttataatttttcctaAACTTTATGTCAGTATTCTATATACATGGAAAAACAATATATTAGTACGTCgtatttatatttcatgaaataataataataaatttttagtttaagaaaatttaaaaaatagacaaaaggAGAATCGAATTGCGTTGCTTTCAAAGTTTCACTTTGCAGTTTGTCACCTGTACGAAGCACCAAATGTTACTAAATTTGTAGGAAAGCGTGCCGTAacattctaattaattttaaaatcatacctaggaaataatctaataatattcaGTTATACTAAgattagtatatagtaatattatttaaaacttataacatgttcctttattttttaattaaagtatagcaaaataattttatcaaaatctgaaaaaataaaaataatagaaatattaacttaataaaatagattCCATAATACTATAGGCTAATCATAAATTTAACACTTAGTAATgtactttaaatataatttaaatctaatatactttaaaatataatttaaatctcttgaatattttctataaaaatagaatttatgggctaaaatttttgtttaatctaaAACTAAGCCCAACTTAAATGTTAAACGCAACCCCATTTAAAACTACATaagaatttttgaaataaataaattaagcatATTACAACAATTAAGCCCAACATAAGATGTAAGTCTAATTAAAATCAAGCCCAGCCCAACATAAGATAACTTATTGatttttgtaacaaataaaACCCAAGCCCCTCAAAGGAATCAAGACCACGTAAAATACCGGCCAGTCCAAAAACCCTTCAACCATggcttgaatatatatatatatatgaaaacaaaatgcATTAATATCAGCAGAATTACAAAGAATTCTTATCAACTCATACAACATGGAAAACAAGCATTGGAACATTAGCCCCCACATTACAAGCCAGCTACTTGTAGCTCTTCGATCATCACCAAGCAATCACTTTCAAGAATAATCTGAAAAATACCACTATGCATGCAAAATTGAAGTCCTCTGAACATAGATAAGAGTTCAATTGTTTCAGAGTCAACAACGTCATTTTCAGCTTTACTAACTACCATAACAACATTACATTTCTCATCTATGAGTATTACCCCTACCCCTGCTTTATGTTGATTAAAGAACATAGCTCAATCAacattaagggcaggtttgggggtgagttgagaattttgtgttttgttttgaagtttaaaatattatgttttaatattattattgttttgggatttgaaaaaaatgtattgagatttgaaaaagttgaattgtttattatattttgtataagaatttgaaaaatgtgtaatgatgagatgagatgaaatgaaaattttatattttgtctctccccccaaacctgccctaagtttgaaaaaagttgaaaccATGAGGAGGAGGCTTCCAACTACAATGTGTCTTAGGGTTTGAGCTAAGTATAGTCACCAACTCCTTGTGAAATTTCTGCAAAGACAATGCATGAGCAATCATATATATGGGttcaaaaaaatgtttttttcatgAATCATTTTGTTTCTCCTAAACCAAAAATCTCAtgcaattaaaaagaaagtaatCAAGTCATCCATTATCCCCTTCTCTTTCAGCATCAAAACTAAGTCTAAGAGGCTTTGATGTTCTTCATTGTCTTGTAGTAGAGGCAAATACCTCTTCTAGAGTTCTTTTATTATAGGACAGTAGATAAGAGCATGTGAAAGGTCCTCATGTGCACCTTTGCAAAAACAACATGGGGTATCAACTTGAACATGTTTCTGCCTTAGATTGTATTAAATGGGTAAACAATTTTTGCCCTCCACGTAAATATCTTATCCTCATGGGGAACTTTCATCTTCCACAACACTTTCCACAAGGAGTTCTATTGGTTAAGAGAAGAACTTTCACCTGCACTTTCCTCCCATCTTCTTTTAAAGAATCTATATGCACTCTTGACACTAAATCTCTCATTATTCTCTTGACTTCATATCCATTTATCACCACTACCACCTGGGTAGATAATAATTTTTGGAATATCAGTAGTTGTATTTGGATTGAAAAGAGCTTTAATTTTGTTCACGTTGCACCAATGTGTATCATTATCAATGAGAGAATCAACAGTTTCATTCCACTCCCCTTCTTCCATCAAATTCAATTCCTACTGTAGAGGTTTATGTCCTGGGATCCAGGGGTCTGGCCAAATTTTGATCAATTTCCCATCACTTACTCGCCACTGACATCCCTGATAGAGATACTGCTTAGCTTCCCACATTCCTCTCCAAGCATAAGATGGATTAGAACTTAACTTtgaatccaaaaaaaaatctgattttgGGAAgtatttagatttataaattcTGTGTAGCAGTGTATCTTCCTCTTGCAATATTCTCCACCTTTGTTTAGCCAAAAGAGCCATATTGAAGATCTTTAAATCCTTAAAGCCTAAGACACCACTGAACTTGGAATCACACATCTTTTTCCAGCTGACCCAGTGaatcttcctttcattttctttcctcccCCACCAAAATTGTGCCATCATACCCCCCCCCCAACTCCTTACAAAGGCAATCAGGTAACTTAAAGCAACTCATTACATAAGTTGGAATGGACAATGCCACAACTTTAAGtattaaaatctctttatctCTTGAGATAGCTACTTCTCTTTCCAA is a window from the Juglans regia cultivar Chandler chromosome 7, Walnut 2.0, whole genome shotgun sequence genome containing:
- the LOC108996461 gene encoding DEAD-box ATP-dependent RNA helicase 31-like; translation: MPIKLLPQFRLLNPSLPLTRFPLMKLGTSPQSFQAVPVFSRIFPLRLRYSALGSRSTHNEQLGVLRRFSTRQFRARVASGSEFRAGRERGEARTPKSLIEDEAELSDWVSELRTDKFRGKLTSEDEASDADKTRSRIRVRDREKGGEPFPMKRRRESDSGGIGVPTRNRTRTRNDSFSRNDSFSRNGSSSRNDSFSRNGSSSRNGTSSRNDSFSRNDSFSRNDSFSRSSPTIGRFNNEEGLSRRRNDGPRGGNGNSLRGKRGGRDTDSGDARSRGGNDGLREGRKDSRKQPQWMDDEGDNDVVEDEDGEKLMAGIGDLLSEEDSDGEDNDDHPLLKKSANALFGLDKEVSDKVTPRVSPGKSDSYLSETRFDQCTVSPLSLKGINDAGYEKMTVVQEATLPVILKGKDVMAKARTGTGKTVAFLLPSIEVVVNSLPIGRDQKRPPIIVLVICPTRELACQAAAEANTLLKYHPSIGVQVVIGGTRLGLEQKRMQANPCQILVATPGRLRDHIENTAGFATRLMGVKVLVLDEADHLLDMGFRKDIEKIIAAVPKQRQTLLFSATVPEEVRQISHIALKRDHEFINTVQEGSEETHSQVRQMHLVAPLDKHFSLLYVLLKEHIADDVDYKVLVFCTTAMVTRLVADLLGELNLNVREIHSRKPQSYRTRISDEFRKSKGLILVTSDVSARGVDYPDVTLVIQVGLPADREQYIHRLGRTGRKGKEGQGILLLTPWEEFFLSTVKDLPITKAPVPTVDPDTKKKVERGLSQVEMKNKEAAYQAWLGYYNSNKKISRDKHMLVELANEFSRSMGLDNPPAIPKLVLGKMGLRNIPGLRSK